The Quatrionicoccus australiensis nucleotide sequence GAACAGATCGGGCTCCGGCGCATAGCTCATCGCCAGCCACGGCTCGAGATCAGCCTCGGTCCAGCCGGCATGCTTTTCCGGCTGCGCCGCGCACATCCGGTTGACCGCCTGCATGATGTCCCAGCGTCCGCCGTAATTGGCGGCGATGGTCAGTTCCAGGCGCTGGTTGCCGGCCGTCTTGTCCTGCGCATCCTGGATCAGTTGCTGCAAGCGGGAATCGAAAGGCGACAGATCGCCGACGATACGCAAACGCACGCCATTGCGATCAAGTTTTTCGACTTCCTGCTCAAGTGCCTTGACGAACAACTGCATGAGCAGGGAAACCTCTTCCTGCGGTCGACGCCAGTTTTCGGACGAAAATGCAAAAAGGGTCAGGTACTTGACGCCGCGCTCGAGGCAGGCCCGCACCATTTCGCGAACCAGTTCGACACCCTTGACGTGACCGGCAACGCGCGGAAGGAAGCGCTTTTTTGCCCAGCGCCCGTTGCCATCCATGATGACCGCGACGTGCCGAGGCACGGCGGCAATCGTCGGAACCTGGCGCGTTGAACTCGAGAACAGAGCCATTCAGCGAGAAAACTCAGCCGAAGAAAGGCTCAAACCTGCATCAGCTCGGCCTCTTTGGCGGCGAGCATCTTGTCGACTTCAACAATGTAACGGTCGGTCAGCTTCTGCACGTCGTCCTGGGCGCGACGCTCGTCATCCTCGGGAATCTCGCCCTTCTTGAGCGCATCCTTCAGATGGGTATTGGCATCGCGACGCAGATTGCGAATCGCAACCTTGGCGGCTTCGCCTTCGGTCTTGACGACCTTGATCAGGTCACGCCGACGC carries:
- the uppS gene encoding polyprenyl diphosphate synthase, which codes for MALFSSSTRQVPTIAAVPRHVAVIMDGNGRWAKKRFLPRVAGHVKGVELVREMVRACLERGVKYLTLFAFSSENWRRPQEEVSLLMQLFVKALEQEVEKLDRNGVRLRIVGDLSPFDSRLQQLIQDAQDKTAGNQRLELTIAANYGGRWDIMQAVNRMCAAQPEKHAGWTEADLEPWLAMSYAPEPDLFIRTGGEERISNFLLWQLAYTELYFTGTLWPDFDTAEFDKAIASYQQRERRFGRTSEQLVESPNA